The genome window TGATCATTGCTCACATCACACCGGAATCAAATTGGATATTGACCGTTATTTCGAACGATGGACGAATAGGAACGTTCGACATGAGGCCCTACCTGGAGTATGAAGCGTTCGAGCCTCTACGTGACATCAATGAGTTTACAAAGGTGTCTAACGGCGGATACTTCGTCGAATGGAATTGCGGGGCTGATTTGTCTGCTGACACGATCGAAATGAAATGGCAGATAATCACTAAATCGCCAAACCGTGCAGCGTAAGGAACAGGAA of bacterium contains these proteins:
- a CDS encoding DUF2442 domain-containing protein, whose amino-acid sequence is MIIAHITPESNWILTVISNDGRIGTFDMRPYLEYEAFEPLRDINEFTKVSNGGYFVEWNCGADLSADTIEMKWQIITKSPNRAA